From Pyxicephalus adspersus chromosome 7, UCB_Pads_2.0, whole genome shotgun sequence, a single genomic window includes:
- the ZEB2 gene encoding zinc finger E-box-binding homeobox 2 isoform X1: protein MKQDMMADGPRCKRRKQANPRRKNGGLTLDIDTDVQDLPLFSDRLQNICKRTDSQNILNYDNVVDTGSETDEDDKLHIAEDDSILTTLDQETSPASMLNHESSPHANQALLAREEEEDELRDSGIDHNWHNEDLLKASIDGSDEMKGDYDCMGPEATHVTTINNGTVKNTNCTSEFEDYFTSRKMDNSDGHSVSIAEYLHRSDTAIIYPEAPEELCRLGTPEANGQEENELPPGTPDAFAQLLTCPYCDRGYKRLTSLKEHIKYRHEKNEENFSCPLCSYTFAYRTQLERHMLTHKPGRDQHQMLTQGASNRKFKCTECGKAFKYKHHLKEHLRIHSGEKPYECPNCKKRFSHSGSYSSHISSKKCIGLISVNGRMRNNMKAGSSPNSVSSSPTNSAITQLRHKLENGKPLGLTEPSGLLKIKTESLDYNDYKLLMAASHGFNSPNPFMNGGLGATSPLGIHSSAQSPMQHLGVGMEASLLGYPNINSNLSEVQKVLEIVDNTVSRQKMEIKAEELAKLKGYHMKETGPQREEQDVTSPGVPPVGLPVVSHNGATKSIIDYTLEKVNEAKACLQSLTTDSRRQFSNIKKEKLRTLIDLVSEEKMLESHNIATPFSCQFCKESFNGPIPLHQHERYLCKMNEEIKAVLQPSENLILNKQGMLAEKQALLLSSVLSEKDMTSPINPYKDHMSVLKAYYAMNMEPNSDELLKISIAVGLPQEFVKEWFEQRKVYPYATSRSPSLERTSGEMAPVATTPTKDSALARSPAKPVDSITSPSIAELHNRVSNCDTPLRLTKPNHFTGLKPVVDKLDHSRSNTPSPLNLSSTSSKNSHSSSYTPNSFSSEELQAEPLDLSVPRQIKEIKSVIATKNKTKPNNVSIDHNNVLLPSETVEEPLNLAYIKKEFCNSNLDKSTNPLFGLSPFSGKPLYSALPPQSAFPPATFMPPVQASIPGLRPYPGLDQMSFLPHMAYTYPAGAATFADMQQRRKYQRKQGFQGEMLDGAPDYMSGLDDMTDSDSCLSRKKIKKTESGMYACDLCDKTFQKSSSLLRHKYEHTGKRPHQCQICKKAFKHKHHLIEHSRLHSGEKPYQCDKCGKRFSHSGSYSQHMNHRYSYCKREAEEREAAEREAREKGHLEPTELLMNRAYLQSITPQGYSDSEERESMLRDGEIEREHDKEVEDVYNKLGRQDGDEEFEEEEEESENKSMDTDPDTLRDEEENGEHSMDDSSEDGKMEIKSDHEEENMEDGM, encoded by the exons tattaAACTATGACAATGTAGTAGACACGGGTTCAGAGACGGATGAAGATGACAAGCTCCACATTGCTGAAGATGACAGTATTCTTACCACATTGGACCAGGAAACAAGTCCGGCTAGTATGCTTAATCATGAATCTTCACCGCACGCCAACCAGGCTCTACTGGcaagagaagaagaggaagatgagCTGAGGGATAGTGGGATAGACCACAACTGGCACAATGAGGATCTTCTGAAAGCTTCCATAGATGGTTCTG atgaAATGAAAGGTGACTATGATTGTATGGGACCTGAAGCCACTCACGTAACCACTATTAATAACGGTACAG taaagaacacaaattgcACTTCGGAATTTGAAGACTATTTTACCAGTAGGAAGATGGATAACAGCGACGGGCACAGCGTTAGCATAGCAGAGTACTTACACCGCAGCGACACGGCCATCATTTACCCAGAAGCCCCAGAGGAGCTGTGCCGCTTGGGAACACCAGAGGCTAATGGACAGGAAGAAAATG AATTGCCACCTGGAACACCAGATGCTTTCGCCCAGCTGCTAACCTGTCCCTATTGCGACCGGGGCTACAAGCGGTTGACGTCACTGAAGGAGCACATCAAGTACCGCCACGAGAAGAACGAAGAGAACTTCTCATGCCCTCTCTGCAGTTACACATTCGCCTATCGCACGCAACTTGAGCGGCATATGTTGACGCACAAGCCAGGGAGAGATCAG caTCAAATGTTGACGCAGGGAGCTAGTAATCGCAAGTTTAAATGCACAGAGTGTGGGAAGGCCTTCAAATATAAGCACCATCTAAAGGAACATCTCCGGATACACAGTG gggagaagccatacgAATGCCCAAATTGCAAGAAACGCTTCTCTCATTCGGGTTCCTACAGTTCACACATTAGCAGCAAGAAATGCATAGGCTTGATCTCTGTGAACGGGAGAATGAGGAACAACATGAAGGCAGGTTCATCTCCAAACTCTGTGTCGTCATCTCCTACCAATTCAGCCATAACTCAGCTCCGCCACAAACTGGAGAATGGGAAACCACTTGGCTTGACGGAACCTTCGGGCCTACTCAAGATCAAAACAGAATCACTAGATTACAATGACTATAAACTTCTTATGGCAGCCTCACACGGGTTTAATAGTCCTAATCCATTTATGAATGGTGGTCTCGGAGCCACCAGTCCATTGGGAATTCACTCCTCAGCTCAAAGCCCAATGCAGCATTTAGGTGTAGGAATGGAAGCGTCATTACTTGGGTACCCAAACATTAACAGTAACTTGAGTGAGGTGCAGAAGGTCCTGGAAATTGTGGACAACACAGTTTCGAGGCAGAAGATGGAAATTAAGGCAGAAGAGTTAGCAAAGTTGAAAGGCTACCACATGAAGGAAACTGGACCTCAAAGAGAGGAGCAAGATGTGACGTCTCCTGGCGTCCCGCCAGTGGGTCTTCCAGTAGTAAGTCATAATGGTGCCACTAAAAGTATTATTGACTATACGTTAGAGAAAGTAAATGAAGCAAAAGCTTGTTTACAGAGCTTGACTACAGATTCAAGAAGACAGTTTAGCAATATTAAGAAGGAGAAGTTACGTACCTTAATAGACCTTGTAAGTGAAGAGAAGATGCTAGAGAGCCATAATATAGCCACTCCATTTTCTTGCCAGTTTTGTAAAGAAAGTTTTAACGGTCCCATTCCTTTGCACCAACATGAGAGATACTTGTGTAAAATGAACGAAGAAATTAAAGCAGTCCTTCAGCCCAGTGAAAACCTTATTCTAAATAAACAGGGCATGTTGGCTGAGAAACAAGCACTCCTGCTGTCATCTGTACTTTCCGAGAAAGACATGACTAGCCCTATCAACCCTTACAAGGACCACATGTCTGTACTTAAAGCGTATTACGCTATGAATATGGAACCTAACTCAGATGAACTACTGAAAATTTCCATAGCTGTTGGCCTTCCTCAGGAATTTGTGAAGGAATGGTTCGAACAAAGAAAAGTCTATCCATATGCAACTTCCAGGTCACCATCTTTGGAAAGGACCAGTGGGGAAATGGCACCAGTAGCCACCACTCCCACAAAAGACTCTGCATTAGCTAGGTCTCCGGCAAAACCTGTGGATTCTATCACTTCACCATCTATAGCAGAACTTCATAACCGGGTATCGAATTGTGATACGCCTCTCAGGCTAACAAAACCTAATCATTTTACTGGTCTTAAGCCAGTTGTTGATAAATTGGACCACTCCAGGAGCAATACTCCATCTCCTTTAAATCTTTCTTCCACATCTTCTAAAAACTCCCACAGTAGTTCTTACACTCCAAACAGTTTTTCCTCAGAAGAGCTTCAAGCTGAGCCTTTGGACTTATCTGTACCgagacaaataaaagaaataaaaagtgttaTAGCCACAAAGAACAAAACCAAACCTAATAATGTCAGTATTGACCACAACAATGTTCTTTTGCCCTCTGAGACTGTAGAAGAGCCACTGAATTTAGCatacattaaaaaggaattttgcAATTCCAATCTGGACAAAAGCACTAACCCACTATTTGGCCTGAGTCCATTTAGTGGCAAACCTTTGTATTCTGCGCTTCCACCACAGAGCGCTTTTCCACCAGCCACTTTTATGCCTCCAGTACAGGCGAGTATTCCGGGACTACGACCATATCCGGGACTTGATCAGATGAGCTTCCTACCACATATGGCCTATACTTACCCAGCCGGGGCAGCTACATTTGCAGATATGCAGCAGAGGAGGAAATACCAGCGTAAACAGGGATTTCAG GGTGAAATGCTTGACGGGGCTCCCGATTACATGTCAGGCCTGGATGACATGACCGATTCTGACTCCTGCCTGAGTCGGAAAAAGATTAAGAAGACGGAAAGCGGCATGTACGCCTGCGATTTATGCGACAAGACATTCCAGAAAAGTAGCTCCCTCCTGAGACACAAATATGAACATACAG gAAAAAGGCCACACCAGTGTCAAATTTGTAAAAAAGCATTCAAACACAAACACCACCTAATAGAACATTCACGACTGCACTCTGGCGAGAAGCCATACCAGTGTGACAAATGCGGCAAGCGCTTCTCACACTCGGGGTCTTACTCACAGCACATGAACCACAGGTATTCCTACTGTAAGAGAGAAGCTGAGGAAAGGGAAGCAGCTGAGAGGGAAGCCCGAGAAAAAGGTCACCTAGAACCCACCGAGCTGCTGATGAATCGAGCTTACCTACAGAGTATTACTCCTCAGGGCTACTCTGACTCAGAGGAACGGGAAAGTATGCTTAGAGATGGGGAGATTGAAAGAGAGCACGATAAGGAGGTTGAGGACGTTTACAATAAACTTGGAAGGCAAGATGGAGATGAAGAgtttgaagaagaagaagaagagagtgAAAATAAAAGTATGGACACAGATCCGGATACACTCCGGGACGAGGAAGAGAACGGTGAACATTCAATGGATGATAGTTCAGAGGATGGCAAAATGGAAATAAAGTCAGATCACGAGGAAGAGAACATGGAGGATGGCATGTAA
- the ZEB2 gene encoding zinc finger E-box-binding homeobox 2 isoform X3, with translation MKQDMMADGPRCKRRKQANPRRKNGGLTLDIDTDVQDLPLFSDRLQNILLNYDNVVDTGSETDEDDKLHIAEDDSILTTLDQETSPASMLNHESSPHANQALLAREEEEDELRDSGIDHNWHNEDLLKASIDGSDEMKGDYDCMGPEATHVTTINNGTVKNTNCTSEFEDYFTSRKMDNSDGHSVSIAEYLHRSDTAIIYPEAPEELCRLGTPEANGQEENELPPGTPDAFAQLLTCPYCDRGYKRLTSLKEHIKYRHEKNEENFSCPLCSYTFAYRTQLERHMLTHKPGRDQHQMLTQGASNRKFKCTECGKAFKYKHHLKEHLRIHSGEKPYECPNCKKRFSHSGSYSSHISSKKCIGLISVNGRMRNNMKAGSSPNSVSSSPTNSAITQLRHKLENGKPLGLTEPSGLLKIKTESLDYNDYKLLMAASHGFNSPNPFMNGGLGATSPLGIHSSAQSPMQHLGVGMEASLLGYPNINSNLSEVQKVLEIVDNTVSRQKMEIKAEELAKLKGYHMKETGPQREEQDVTSPGVPPVGLPVVSHNGATKSIIDYTLEKVNEAKACLQSLTTDSRRQFSNIKKEKLRTLIDLVSEEKMLESHNIATPFSCQFCKESFNGPIPLHQHERYLCKMNEEIKAVLQPSENLILNKQGMLAEKQALLLSSVLSEKDMTSPINPYKDHMSVLKAYYAMNMEPNSDELLKISIAVGLPQEFVKEWFEQRKVYPYATSRSPSLERTSGEMAPVATTPTKDSALARSPAKPVDSITSPSIAELHNRVSNCDTPLRLTKPNHFTGLKPVVDKLDHSRSNTPSPLNLSSTSSKNSHSSSYTPNSFSSEELQAEPLDLSVPRQIKEIKSVIATKNKTKPNNVSIDHNNVLLPSETVEEPLNLAYIKKEFCNSNLDKSTNPLFGLSPFSGKPLYSALPPQSAFPPATFMPPVQASIPGLRPYPGLDQMSFLPHMAYTYPAGAATFADMQQRRKYQRKQGFQGEMLDGAPDYMSGLDDMTDSDSCLSRKKIKKTESGMYACDLCDKTFQKSSSLLRHKYEHTGKRPHQCQICKKAFKHKHHLIEHSRLHSGEKPYQCDKCGKRFSHSGSYSQHMNHRYSYCKREAEEREAAEREAREKGHLEPTELLMNRAYLQSITPQGYSDSEERESMLRDGEIEREHDKEVEDVYNKLGRQDGDEEFEEEEEESENKSMDTDPDTLRDEEENGEHSMDDSSEDGKMEIKSDHEEENMEDGM, from the exons tattaAACTATGACAATGTAGTAGACACGGGTTCAGAGACGGATGAAGATGACAAGCTCCACATTGCTGAAGATGACAGTATTCTTACCACATTGGACCAGGAAACAAGTCCGGCTAGTATGCTTAATCATGAATCTTCACCGCACGCCAACCAGGCTCTACTGGcaagagaagaagaggaagatgagCTGAGGGATAGTGGGATAGACCACAACTGGCACAATGAGGATCTTCTGAAAGCTTCCATAGATGGTTCTG atgaAATGAAAGGTGACTATGATTGTATGGGACCTGAAGCCACTCACGTAACCACTATTAATAACGGTACAG taaagaacacaaattgcACTTCGGAATTTGAAGACTATTTTACCAGTAGGAAGATGGATAACAGCGACGGGCACAGCGTTAGCATAGCAGAGTACTTACACCGCAGCGACACGGCCATCATTTACCCAGAAGCCCCAGAGGAGCTGTGCCGCTTGGGAACACCAGAGGCTAATGGACAGGAAGAAAATG AATTGCCACCTGGAACACCAGATGCTTTCGCCCAGCTGCTAACCTGTCCCTATTGCGACCGGGGCTACAAGCGGTTGACGTCACTGAAGGAGCACATCAAGTACCGCCACGAGAAGAACGAAGAGAACTTCTCATGCCCTCTCTGCAGTTACACATTCGCCTATCGCACGCAACTTGAGCGGCATATGTTGACGCACAAGCCAGGGAGAGATCAG caTCAAATGTTGACGCAGGGAGCTAGTAATCGCAAGTTTAAATGCACAGAGTGTGGGAAGGCCTTCAAATATAAGCACCATCTAAAGGAACATCTCCGGATACACAGTG gggagaagccatacgAATGCCCAAATTGCAAGAAACGCTTCTCTCATTCGGGTTCCTACAGTTCACACATTAGCAGCAAGAAATGCATAGGCTTGATCTCTGTGAACGGGAGAATGAGGAACAACATGAAGGCAGGTTCATCTCCAAACTCTGTGTCGTCATCTCCTACCAATTCAGCCATAACTCAGCTCCGCCACAAACTGGAGAATGGGAAACCACTTGGCTTGACGGAACCTTCGGGCCTACTCAAGATCAAAACAGAATCACTAGATTACAATGACTATAAACTTCTTATGGCAGCCTCACACGGGTTTAATAGTCCTAATCCATTTATGAATGGTGGTCTCGGAGCCACCAGTCCATTGGGAATTCACTCCTCAGCTCAAAGCCCAATGCAGCATTTAGGTGTAGGAATGGAAGCGTCATTACTTGGGTACCCAAACATTAACAGTAACTTGAGTGAGGTGCAGAAGGTCCTGGAAATTGTGGACAACACAGTTTCGAGGCAGAAGATGGAAATTAAGGCAGAAGAGTTAGCAAAGTTGAAAGGCTACCACATGAAGGAAACTGGACCTCAAAGAGAGGAGCAAGATGTGACGTCTCCTGGCGTCCCGCCAGTGGGTCTTCCAGTAGTAAGTCATAATGGTGCCACTAAAAGTATTATTGACTATACGTTAGAGAAAGTAAATGAAGCAAAAGCTTGTTTACAGAGCTTGACTACAGATTCAAGAAGACAGTTTAGCAATATTAAGAAGGAGAAGTTACGTACCTTAATAGACCTTGTAAGTGAAGAGAAGATGCTAGAGAGCCATAATATAGCCACTCCATTTTCTTGCCAGTTTTGTAAAGAAAGTTTTAACGGTCCCATTCCTTTGCACCAACATGAGAGATACTTGTGTAAAATGAACGAAGAAATTAAAGCAGTCCTTCAGCCCAGTGAAAACCTTATTCTAAATAAACAGGGCATGTTGGCTGAGAAACAAGCACTCCTGCTGTCATCTGTACTTTCCGAGAAAGACATGACTAGCCCTATCAACCCTTACAAGGACCACATGTCTGTACTTAAAGCGTATTACGCTATGAATATGGAACCTAACTCAGATGAACTACTGAAAATTTCCATAGCTGTTGGCCTTCCTCAGGAATTTGTGAAGGAATGGTTCGAACAAAGAAAAGTCTATCCATATGCAACTTCCAGGTCACCATCTTTGGAAAGGACCAGTGGGGAAATGGCACCAGTAGCCACCACTCCCACAAAAGACTCTGCATTAGCTAGGTCTCCGGCAAAACCTGTGGATTCTATCACTTCACCATCTATAGCAGAACTTCATAACCGGGTATCGAATTGTGATACGCCTCTCAGGCTAACAAAACCTAATCATTTTACTGGTCTTAAGCCAGTTGTTGATAAATTGGACCACTCCAGGAGCAATACTCCATCTCCTTTAAATCTTTCTTCCACATCTTCTAAAAACTCCCACAGTAGTTCTTACACTCCAAACAGTTTTTCCTCAGAAGAGCTTCAAGCTGAGCCTTTGGACTTATCTGTACCgagacaaataaaagaaataaaaagtgttaTAGCCACAAAGAACAAAACCAAACCTAATAATGTCAGTATTGACCACAACAATGTTCTTTTGCCCTCTGAGACTGTAGAAGAGCCACTGAATTTAGCatacattaaaaaggaattttgcAATTCCAATCTGGACAAAAGCACTAACCCACTATTTGGCCTGAGTCCATTTAGTGGCAAACCTTTGTATTCTGCGCTTCCACCACAGAGCGCTTTTCCACCAGCCACTTTTATGCCTCCAGTACAGGCGAGTATTCCGGGACTACGACCATATCCGGGACTTGATCAGATGAGCTTCCTACCACATATGGCCTATACTTACCCAGCCGGGGCAGCTACATTTGCAGATATGCAGCAGAGGAGGAAATACCAGCGTAAACAGGGATTTCAG GGTGAAATGCTTGACGGGGCTCCCGATTACATGTCAGGCCTGGATGACATGACCGATTCTGACTCCTGCCTGAGTCGGAAAAAGATTAAGAAGACGGAAAGCGGCATGTACGCCTGCGATTTATGCGACAAGACATTCCAGAAAAGTAGCTCCCTCCTGAGACACAAATATGAACATACAG gAAAAAGGCCACACCAGTGTCAAATTTGTAAAAAAGCATTCAAACACAAACACCACCTAATAGAACATTCACGACTGCACTCTGGCGAGAAGCCATACCAGTGTGACAAATGCGGCAAGCGCTTCTCACACTCGGGGTCTTACTCACAGCACATGAACCACAGGTATTCCTACTGTAAGAGAGAAGCTGAGGAAAGGGAAGCAGCTGAGAGGGAAGCCCGAGAAAAAGGTCACCTAGAACCCACCGAGCTGCTGATGAATCGAGCTTACCTACAGAGTATTACTCCTCAGGGCTACTCTGACTCAGAGGAACGGGAAAGTATGCTTAGAGATGGGGAGATTGAAAGAGAGCACGATAAGGAGGTTGAGGACGTTTACAATAAACTTGGAAGGCAAGATGGAGATGAAGAgtttgaagaagaagaagaagagagtgAAAATAAAAGTATGGACACAGATCCGGATACACTCCGGGACGAGGAAGAGAACGGTGAACATTCAATGGATGATAGTTCAGAGGATGGCAAAATGGAAATAAAGTCAGATCACGAGGAAGAGAACATGGAGGATGGCATGTAA
- the ZEB2 gene encoding zinc finger E-box-binding homeobox 2 isoform X2 translates to MKQDMMADGPRCKRRKQANPRRKNGGLTLDIDTDVQDLPLFSDRLQNICKRTDSQNILNYDNVVDTGSETDEDDKLHIAEDDSILTTLDQETSPASMLNHESSPHANQALLAREEEEDELRDSGIDHNWHNEDLLKASIDGSDEMKGDYDCMGPEATHVTTINNVKNTNCTSEFEDYFTSRKMDNSDGHSVSIAEYLHRSDTAIIYPEAPEELCRLGTPEANGQEENELPPGTPDAFAQLLTCPYCDRGYKRLTSLKEHIKYRHEKNEENFSCPLCSYTFAYRTQLERHMLTHKPGRDQHQMLTQGASNRKFKCTECGKAFKYKHHLKEHLRIHSGEKPYECPNCKKRFSHSGSYSSHISSKKCIGLISVNGRMRNNMKAGSSPNSVSSSPTNSAITQLRHKLENGKPLGLTEPSGLLKIKTESLDYNDYKLLMAASHGFNSPNPFMNGGLGATSPLGIHSSAQSPMQHLGVGMEASLLGYPNINSNLSEVQKVLEIVDNTVSRQKMEIKAEELAKLKGYHMKETGPQREEQDVTSPGVPPVGLPVVSHNGATKSIIDYTLEKVNEAKACLQSLTTDSRRQFSNIKKEKLRTLIDLVSEEKMLESHNIATPFSCQFCKESFNGPIPLHQHERYLCKMNEEIKAVLQPSENLILNKQGMLAEKQALLLSSVLSEKDMTSPINPYKDHMSVLKAYYAMNMEPNSDELLKISIAVGLPQEFVKEWFEQRKVYPYATSRSPSLERTSGEMAPVATTPTKDSALARSPAKPVDSITSPSIAELHNRVSNCDTPLRLTKPNHFTGLKPVVDKLDHSRSNTPSPLNLSSTSSKNSHSSSYTPNSFSSEELQAEPLDLSVPRQIKEIKSVIATKNKTKPNNVSIDHNNVLLPSETVEEPLNLAYIKKEFCNSNLDKSTNPLFGLSPFSGKPLYSALPPQSAFPPATFMPPVQASIPGLRPYPGLDQMSFLPHMAYTYPAGAATFADMQQRRKYQRKQGFQGEMLDGAPDYMSGLDDMTDSDSCLSRKKIKKTESGMYACDLCDKTFQKSSSLLRHKYEHTGKRPHQCQICKKAFKHKHHLIEHSRLHSGEKPYQCDKCGKRFSHSGSYSQHMNHRYSYCKREAEEREAAEREAREKGHLEPTELLMNRAYLQSITPQGYSDSEERESMLRDGEIEREHDKEVEDVYNKLGRQDGDEEFEEEEEESENKSMDTDPDTLRDEEENGEHSMDDSSEDGKMEIKSDHEEENMEDGM, encoded by the exons tattaAACTATGACAATGTAGTAGACACGGGTTCAGAGACGGATGAAGATGACAAGCTCCACATTGCTGAAGATGACAGTATTCTTACCACATTGGACCAGGAAACAAGTCCGGCTAGTATGCTTAATCATGAATCTTCACCGCACGCCAACCAGGCTCTACTGGcaagagaagaagaggaagatgagCTGAGGGATAGTGGGATAGACCACAACTGGCACAATGAGGATCTTCTGAAAGCTTCCATAGATGGTTCTG atgaAATGAAAGGTGACTATGATTGTATGGGACCTGAAGCCACTCACGTAACCACTATTAATAACG taaagaacacaaattgcACTTCGGAATTTGAAGACTATTTTACCAGTAGGAAGATGGATAACAGCGACGGGCACAGCGTTAGCATAGCAGAGTACTTACACCGCAGCGACACGGCCATCATTTACCCAGAAGCCCCAGAGGAGCTGTGCCGCTTGGGAACACCAGAGGCTAATGGACAGGAAGAAAATG AATTGCCACCTGGAACACCAGATGCTTTCGCCCAGCTGCTAACCTGTCCCTATTGCGACCGGGGCTACAAGCGGTTGACGTCACTGAAGGAGCACATCAAGTACCGCCACGAGAAGAACGAAGAGAACTTCTCATGCCCTCTCTGCAGTTACACATTCGCCTATCGCACGCAACTTGAGCGGCATATGTTGACGCACAAGCCAGGGAGAGATCAG caTCAAATGTTGACGCAGGGAGCTAGTAATCGCAAGTTTAAATGCACAGAGTGTGGGAAGGCCTTCAAATATAAGCACCATCTAAAGGAACATCTCCGGATACACAGTG gggagaagccatacgAATGCCCAAATTGCAAGAAACGCTTCTCTCATTCGGGTTCCTACAGTTCACACATTAGCAGCAAGAAATGCATAGGCTTGATCTCTGTGAACGGGAGAATGAGGAACAACATGAAGGCAGGTTCATCTCCAAACTCTGTGTCGTCATCTCCTACCAATTCAGCCATAACTCAGCTCCGCCACAAACTGGAGAATGGGAAACCACTTGGCTTGACGGAACCTTCGGGCCTACTCAAGATCAAAACAGAATCACTAGATTACAATGACTATAAACTTCTTATGGCAGCCTCACACGGGTTTAATAGTCCTAATCCATTTATGAATGGTGGTCTCGGAGCCACCAGTCCATTGGGAATTCACTCCTCAGCTCAAAGCCCAATGCAGCATTTAGGTGTAGGAATGGAAGCGTCATTACTTGGGTACCCAAACATTAACAGTAACTTGAGTGAGGTGCAGAAGGTCCTGGAAATTGTGGACAACACAGTTTCGAGGCAGAAGATGGAAATTAAGGCAGAAGAGTTAGCAAAGTTGAAAGGCTACCACATGAAGGAAACTGGACCTCAAAGAGAGGAGCAAGATGTGACGTCTCCTGGCGTCCCGCCAGTGGGTCTTCCAGTAGTAAGTCATAATGGTGCCACTAAAAGTATTATTGACTATACGTTAGAGAAAGTAAATGAAGCAAAAGCTTGTTTACAGAGCTTGACTACAGATTCAAGAAGACAGTTTAGCAATATTAAGAAGGAGAAGTTACGTACCTTAATAGACCTTGTAAGTGAAGAGAAGATGCTAGAGAGCCATAATATAGCCACTCCATTTTCTTGCCAGTTTTGTAAAGAAAGTTTTAACGGTCCCATTCCTTTGCACCAACATGAGAGATACTTGTGTAAAATGAACGAAGAAATTAAAGCAGTCCTTCAGCCCAGTGAAAACCTTATTCTAAATAAACAGGGCATGTTGGCTGAGAAACAAGCACTCCTGCTGTCATCTGTACTTTCCGAGAAAGACATGACTAGCCCTATCAACCCTTACAAGGACCACATGTCTGTACTTAAAGCGTATTACGCTATGAATATGGAACCTAACTCAGATGAACTACTGAAAATTTCCATAGCTGTTGGCCTTCCTCAGGAATTTGTGAAGGAATGGTTCGAACAAAGAAAAGTCTATCCATATGCAACTTCCAGGTCACCATCTTTGGAAAGGACCAGTGGGGAAATGGCACCAGTAGCCACCACTCCCACAAAAGACTCTGCATTAGCTAGGTCTCCGGCAAAACCTGTGGATTCTATCACTTCACCATCTATAGCAGAACTTCATAACCGGGTATCGAATTGTGATACGCCTCTCAGGCTAACAAAACCTAATCATTTTACTGGTCTTAAGCCAGTTGTTGATAAATTGGACCACTCCAGGAGCAATACTCCATCTCCTTTAAATCTTTCTTCCACATCTTCTAAAAACTCCCACAGTAGTTCTTACACTCCAAACAGTTTTTCCTCAGAAGAGCTTCAAGCTGAGCCTTTGGACTTATCTGTACCgagacaaataaaagaaataaaaagtgttaTAGCCACAAAGAACAAAACCAAACCTAATAATGTCAGTATTGACCACAACAATGTTCTTTTGCCCTCTGAGACTGTAGAAGAGCCACTGAATTTAGCatacattaaaaaggaattttgcAATTCCAATCTGGACAAAAGCACTAACCCACTATTTGGCCTGAGTCCATTTAGTGGCAAACCTTTGTATTCTGCGCTTCCACCACAGAGCGCTTTTCCACCAGCCACTTTTATGCCTCCAGTACAGGCGAGTATTCCGGGACTACGACCATATCCGGGACTTGATCAGATGAGCTTCCTACCACATATGGCCTATACTTACCCAGCCGGGGCAGCTACATTTGCAGATATGCAGCAGAGGAGGAAATACCAGCGTAAACAGGGATTTCAG GGTGAAATGCTTGACGGGGCTCCCGATTACATGTCAGGCCTGGATGACATGACCGATTCTGACTCCTGCCTGAGTCGGAAAAAGATTAAGAAGACGGAAAGCGGCATGTACGCCTGCGATTTATGCGACAAGACATTCCAGAAAAGTAGCTCCCTCCTGAGACACAAATATGAACATACAG gAAAAAGGCCACACCAGTGTCAAATTTGTAAAAAAGCATTCAAACACAAACACCACCTAATAGAACATTCACGACTGCACTCTGGCGAGAAGCCATACCAGTGTGACAAATGCGGCAAGCGCTTCTCACACTCGGGGTCTTACTCACAGCACATGAACCACAGGTATTCCTACTGTAAGAGAGAAGCTGAGGAAAGGGAAGCAGCTGAGAGGGAAGCCCGAGAAAAAGGTCACCTAGAACCCACCGAGCTGCTGATGAATCGAGCTTACCTACAGAGTATTACTCCTCAGGGCTACTCTGACTCAGAGGAACGGGAAAGTATGCTTAGAGATGGGGAGATTGAAAGAGAGCACGATAAGGAGGTTGAGGACGTTTACAATAAACTTGGAAGGCAAGATGGAGATGAAGAgtttgaagaagaagaagaagagagtgAAAATAAAAGTATGGACACAGATCCGGATACACTCCGGGACGAGGAAGAGAACGGTGAACATTCAATGGATGATAGTTCAGAGGATGGCAAAATGGAAATAAAGTCAGATCACGAGGAAGAGAACATGGAGGATGGCATGTAA